The following are encoded in a window of Variovorax paradoxus genomic DNA:
- the ugpE gene encoding sn-glycerol-3-phosphate ABC transporter permease UgpE, with amino-acid sequence MVEKRGTQGILAHVIMILGVFIVAFPLYLAFVASTHTAQEIVQAPMPLTPGSNIVDSYKGALFGRENSAGSNAPVAHMMWVSFVTAMVIAIGKITISLLSAFAIVYFRFPFKKICFWAIFVTLMLPVEVRILPTYKVLSDLNMLNTYAGLTVPLIASATATFLFRQFFLTVPDELTEASRMDGASPMRFFFDVLLPLSKTSIAALFVIQFIYGWNQYLWPLLATTSEDMYPVVVGIKRMIAGGDGQNEWNVVMATAILAMLPPALVVILMQKWFVKGLVDTEK; translated from the coding sequence ATGGTTGAGAAACGCGGCACGCAGGGCATCCTGGCCCACGTCATCATGATCCTGGGCGTGTTCATCGTCGCCTTCCCGCTCTACCTGGCGTTCGTGGCCTCCACGCACACAGCCCAGGAGATCGTGCAGGCGCCGATGCCCCTGACACCCGGCTCGAACATCGTCGACAGCTACAAGGGCGCGCTGTTCGGGCGCGAGAACAGCGCGGGTTCCAACGCCCCGGTGGCGCACATGATGTGGGTGAGCTTCGTGACGGCCATGGTCATCGCCATCGGCAAGATCACCATCTCGCTGCTGTCGGCCTTCGCCATCGTGTACTTCCGTTTCCCGTTCAAGAAGATCTGCTTCTGGGCCATCTTCGTGACGCTGATGCTGCCGGTGGAGGTGCGCATCCTGCCCACCTACAAGGTGCTGTCCGACCTGAACATGCTGAACACCTACGCGGGCCTGACGGTGCCGCTGATCGCGTCGGCCACGGCGACCTTCCTGTTCCGCCAGTTCTTCCTCACGGTGCCCGACGAGCTCACCGAGGCGTCGCGCATGGATGGCGCGAGCCCCATGCGCTTCTTCTTCGACGTGCTGCTGCCGCTGTCGAAGACCTCGATCGCGGCGCTGTTCGTGATCCAGTTCATCTACGGCTGGAACCAGTACCTGTGGCCGCTGCTCGCGACCACGAGCGAAGACATGTACCCCGTGGTGGTCGGCATCAAGCGAATGATTGCCGGCGGCGACGGACAGAACGAATGGAACGTCGTGATGGCCACCGCCATCCTGGCGATGCTGCCGCCCGCGCTGGTGGTGATCCTGATGCAAAAGTGGTTCGTCAAGGGCCTCGTGGACACTGAAAAATAA
- a CDS encoding sn-glycerol-3-phosphate import ATP-binding protein UgpC: protein MAALSLRNVIKRYGHGPKANQVIHGVSAEIADHEFIVIVGPSGCGKSTLLRMVAGLEEISAGEICIGGKVVNQLEPSERDIAMVFQNYALYPHMSVFANMAYGLKIAKVPKDEIKVRVDKAAKILELGHLLERKPRELSGGQRQRVAMGRAIVRQPRVFLFDEPLSNLDAKLRAQTRLEIQKLHRELGITSLFVTHDQVEAMTLAQRIIVMNGGVMDQFATPEEVYSRPATTFVASFIGSPPMNLLRHAPGVRPGQILGIRPEHMKLDESGWTVQVEQVELLGAERLVYGRIGEEQIIMRTDEGDHPPVAGDTVKIAAREDKLHWFDAGSGKRAD, encoded by the coding sequence ATGGCTGCTCTCTCTCTACGCAACGTCATCAAGCGCTACGGCCACGGGCCGAAAGCCAACCAGGTCATCCACGGCGTGAGCGCCGAGATCGCCGACCATGAATTCATCGTCATCGTCGGCCCCTCGGGCTGCGGCAAGTCGACGCTGCTGCGCATGGTGGCCGGCCTCGAGGAAATCTCGGCCGGCGAAATCTGCATCGGCGGCAAGGTCGTGAACCAGCTCGAACCCTCCGAGCGCGACATCGCCATGGTGTTCCAGAACTACGCGCTGTACCCGCACATGAGCGTGTTCGCGAACATGGCCTACGGCCTGAAGATCGCCAAGGTGCCGAAGGACGAGATCAAGGTGCGCGTCGACAAGGCGGCCAAGATCCTCGAGCTGGGCCACCTGCTGGAGCGCAAGCCGCGCGAACTCTCGGGCGGCCAGCGTCAGCGCGTGGCCATGGGCCGCGCCATCGTGCGCCAGCCGCGCGTGTTCCTGTTCGACGAACCGCTGTCGAACCTCGACGCCAAGCTGCGTGCGCAGACCCGCCTCGAAATCCAGAAGCTGCACCGCGAACTCGGTATCACCTCGCTGTTCGTCACGCACGACCAGGTCGAGGCCATGACGCTCGCGCAGCGCATCATCGTGATGAACGGCGGCGTGATGGACCAGTTCGCGACGCCCGAAGAGGTGTACTCGCGCCCGGCCACCACGTTCGTCGCGAGCTTCATCGGCTCGCCGCCGATGAACCTGCTGCGGCACGCACCAGGCGTGCGCCCGGGGCAGATCCTCGGCATCCGCCCCGAGCACATGAAGCTCGACGAAAGCGGCTGGACCGTGCAGGTCGAGCAGGTCGAACTGCTGGGCGCCGAGCGCCTGGTGTACGGCCGCATCGGCGAGGAGCAGATCATCATGCGCACCGACGAAGGCGACCATCCGCCAGTGGCCGGCGACACGGTGAAGATCGCCGCGCGCGAAGACAAGCTGCACTGGTTCGACGCCGGCTCCGGCAAGCGCGCCGACTGA
- the ugpQ gene encoding glycerophosphodiester phosphodiesterase: MAERSPWPYPRWVAHRGAGKLAPENTLAAFRFGASHGYRMFECDAKLSADGVVFLMHDATLDRTTNGHGIGGQQAWGALSQLDAGGWHSRAFAGEPLPTLENLARFCRANALLLNIEIKPTPGTERETGEVVAREAARLWQGAAVPPLLTSFQIDALKGAQAVQPELPRGLLLDTLWNGWLDTALNLGCQAIVCNHALWDTATVAQVHGAGLRSLSYTVNDDWAAQRLIDLGTDGIITDRVDLFSPAG, translated from the coding sequence ATGGCTGAACGCAGCCCCTGGCCCTATCCCCGCTGGGTCGCGCACCGCGGCGCCGGCAAGCTGGCGCCTGAAAACACGCTCGCCGCCTTCCGCTTCGGCGCATCGCACGGCTACCGCATGTTCGAGTGCGATGCCAAGCTCAGCGCCGACGGCGTGGTCTTTTTGATGCACGACGCCACGCTCGACCGCACCACCAACGGCCACGGCATCGGTGGCCAGCAGGCGTGGGGCGCGCTGTCGCAGCTCGACGCCGGCGGCTGGCATTCGCGCGCCTTCGCGGGCGAGCCGCTGCCCACGCTGGAGAACCTGGCGCGCTTCTGCCGCGCCAACGCCCTGCTGCTGAACATCGAGATCAAGCCCACGCCCGGCACCGAACGCGAGACCGGCGAGGTGGTGGCACGCGAAGCCGCGCGCCTCTGGCAAGGTGCGGCCGTGCCGCCGCTGCTCACCTCGTTCCAGATCGACGCACTGAAGGGCGCCCAGGCCGTGCAACCCGAGCTGCCGCGCGGCCTGCTGCTCGACACGCTCTGGAACGGCTGGCTCGACACCGCACTGAACCTGGGTTGCCAGGCCATCGTCTGCAACCACGCACTGTGGGACACCGCCACCGTGGCGCAGGTGCATGGCGCGGGCCTGCGCTCGCTGAGCTACACGGTGAACGACGACTGGGCCGCGCAGCGGCTCATCGACCTGGGCACCGACGGCATCATCACCGACCGCGTCGACCTGTTCAGTCCCGCGGGCTGA
- a CDS encoding DUF3772 domain-containing protein gives MNRTSRLAGLRLPALLAALTVWALLMCGSALAQPDASMNAGNGNPNNSANTAAAAAAPPPTIAELRAQFARIAPTGKANASVVPGAEDDDARKQLAQINEIGVQADKFVSARASELADLNARLGELGNPPAAGATEDPNITRQRAQLTKERNALDADIRLARLLAIDVRQRGTDVVSQRRQQFEAELTSRAASPLGGEFWDDLREAWPDDLARLQAIGSALGDGFDQALQPESRTPVIAAFIGALLLAWLGVWAAERGLTRLATRVLPAGRLRRSLLVIAIVATHVLLVAVAAHGVVEVLKAHAMWDAQARKALQSAAQTLTFMAFIVGLGRGLLATGRPSWRLPAIPDLTAQRLSALPWLVALVAALAWTPAEINALIDASFAAVVTTHVATALLLTALVGTVVYRLKALRADAPDAGLPERPMWVGVLVALIVVLVIAIWVLVAFGYVALASFLASQLTWSGIVAAAFYVLFKFADDLFMAVVSSRSASGQRLQKSFGLAPQTLDQAATVLSGLSRVALFFYMLVALAAPLGTGPGEVFQRGGKLGTGVKVGEFQLVPGAILSAVAVAVIGFIVLRVFKRWLSRSYLPSTQFEPGMQSSITTLLGYVGGILVVAFSLSALGIGIERIAWVASALSVGIGFGLQAIVQNFISGLILLAEQPVKVGDWVVLGTTEGDVRRINVRATEIQLGDRSTLIVPNSEFITKTVRNMTLANAEGRVLIRLPMPLTTDAQRVRDLILEACRAHEGVLETPAPSLTLEGIENGLLIFQAIAYVPSPRLAGGVRSDLLFTILDALKQADLPLATPTTLVMAAAAPVLPAEPSPAPATPASPLPGTTST, from the coding sequence ATGAATCGGACCTCTCGCCTCGCGGGCCTGCGCCTTCCCGCCCTCCTGGCCGCGTTGACCGTGTGGGCCCTGCTGATGTGCGGCAGCGCCCTCGCGCAGCCCGACGCCAGCATGAACGCCGGCAACGGCAACCCCAACAACAGCGCCAACACCGCGGCCGCCGCCGCAGCCCCGCCACCCACCATTGCAGAGCTGCGCGCGCAGTTCGCGCGCATCGCGCCGACGGGCAAGGCCAACGCCAGTGTCGTTCCGGGCGCCGAAGACGACGACGCCCGCAAGCAGCTCGCGCAGATCAACGAAATCGGCGTGCAGGCCGACAAGTTCGTGTCCGCCCGCGCCAGCGAACTGGCCGACCTGAACGCACGGCTCGGCGAACTCGGCAACCCGCCCGCGGCCGGCGCCACCGAAGACCCCAACATCACGCGCCAGCGCGCGCAGCTGACCAAGGAGCGCAATGCGCTCGACGCGGACATCCGCCTGGCCCGGCTGCTGGCGATCGACGTGCGCCAGCGCGGCACCGACGTGGTGTCGCAACGGCGCCAGCAGTTCGAAGCCGAGCTCACCAGCCGCGCCGCCTCGCCGCTCGGCGGCGAGTTCTGGGACGACCTGCGCGAGGCCTGGCCCGACGACCTGGCCCGGCTGCAGGCGATCGGGTCGGCGCTCGGCGACGGTTTCGATCAGGCGCTGCAGCCCGAAAGCCGCACGCCGGTGATCGCCGCCTTCATCGGTGCGCTGCTGCTCGCGTGGCTCGGTGTGTGGGCCGCCGAGCGCGGGCTGACACGGCTGGCCACGCGCGTGCTGCCGGCCGGGCGGCTGCGCCGCTCGCTGCTGGTGATCGCCATCGTCGCCACGCACGTGCTGCTGGTCGCCGTGGCCGCGCACGGCGTCGTCGAAGTGCTCAAGGCCCACGCGATGTGGGACGCGCAGGCGCGCAAGGCGCTTCAATCGGCAGCGCAGACGCTGACCTTCATGGCCTTCATCGTCGGCCTGGGGCGCGGGCTGCTGGCCACGGGCCGGCCGTCGTGGCGCCTGCCGGCCATTCCCGACCTCACGGCGCAGCGCCTGTCGGCATTGCCGTGGCTGGTGGCGCTGGTGGCCGCGCTGGCGTGGACGCCCGCCGAGATCAACGCGCTCATCGACGCCAGCTTTGCCGCCGTGGTGACCACGCACGTAGCGACGGCGCTGCTGCTCACCGCGCTGGTCGGCACCGTCGTGTACCGCCTGAAGGCGCTGCGCGCCGACGCGCCCGACGCCGGCCTGCCGGAACGGCCGATGTGGGTCGGGGTGCTGGTGGCGCTGATCGTGGTGCTGGTGATCGCGATCTGGGTGCTGGTGGCCTTCGGCTATGTGGCGCTGGCGAGCTTCCTGGCTTCGCAGCTCACCTGGAGCGGCATCGTCGCGGCGGCCTTCTACGTGCTGTTCAAGTTTGCCGACGACCTGTTCATGGCCGTGGTGTCCTCGCGCAGCGCTTCAGGCCAGCGGCTGCAGAAGAGCTTCGGCCTCGCGCCGCAGACGCTCGACCAGGCGGCCACGGTGCTCTCGGGCCTGAGCCGCGTGGCGCTGTTCTTCTACATGCTGGTGGCGCTGGCCGCGCCGCTGGGCACGGGCCCGGGCGAGGTGTTCCAGCGCGGCGGCAAGCTCGGCACCGGCGTGAAGGTGGGCGAGTTCCAGCTGGTGCCGGGCGCGATCCTCAGCGCCGTGGCAGTGGCGGTGATCGGCTTCATCGTGCTGCGGGTGTTCAAGCGCTGGCTCTCGCGCAGCTACCTGCCGAGCACCCAGTTCGAGCCCGGCATGCAAAGCTCGATCACCACGCTGCTGGGCTACGTGGGCGGCATCCTGGTGGTGGCGTTCTCGCTGTCGGCGCTGGGCATCGGCATCGAGCGCATCGCGTGGGTGGCGAGCGCGCTGTCGGTGGGCATCGGTTTCGGCCTGCAGGCCATCGTGCAGAACTTCATTTCGGGGCTGATCCTGCTGGCCGAGCAGCCGGTGAAGGTGGGCGACTGGGTGGTGCTGGGCACCACCGAGGGCGACGTGCGGCGCATCAACGTGCGCGCCACCGAGATCCAGCTGGGCGACCGCTCGACGCTGATCGTGCCCAACTCGGAGTTCATCACCAAGACCGTGCGCAACATGACGCTGGCCAACGCCGAGGGCCGCGTGCTGATCCGCCTGCCGATGCCGCTGACCACCGACGCGCAGCGCGTGCGCGACCTGATCCTCGAGGCGTGCCGCGCGCACGAAGGCGTGCTGGAAACGCCGGCGCCTTCGCTCACGCTCGAAGGCATCGAGAACGGGCTGCTGATCTTCCAGGCCATCGCCTACGTGCCGAGCCCCCGGCTGGCGGGCGGCGTGCGCAGCGACCTGCTGTTCACGATCCTCGATGCGCTCAAGCAGGCCGACCTGCCGCTGGCCACGCCCACGACGCTGGTGATGGCCGCGGCCGCGCCGGTGCTGCCCGCCGAGCCGTCGCCGGCGCCGGCCACACCAGCGTCTCCTTTGCCGGGCACCACCAGCACCTGA
- a CDS encoding Lrp/AsnC family transcriptional regulator has product MQIIELDRTDRRILEHLQAHGRASNLDLAEVAQLSPAQCLRRHRRLEELGLISGYAARLNARHIGLGVIAFIHVTMARGHVDELPKFQDLIADMRQILECYSVTGDFDYVLKVVARDLEALSQFLMHTLMHMPGVSAVRSSVCLNEIKCTGALPLE; this is encoded by the coding sequence TTGCAGATCATCGAACTCGACCGCACCGACCGGCGGATTCTGGAGCACCTCCAGGCGCACGGCCGTGCGTCCAACCTGGACCTGGCTGAGGTGGCCCAGCTGTCGCCCGCGCAGTGCCTGCGGCGCCACCGGCGGCTCGAAGAACTGGGGCTGATCAGCGGTTACGCCGCGCGGCTGAATGCGCGCCACATCGGGCTGGGCGTGATCGCCTTCATCCACGTCACGATGGCGCGCGGCCACGTCGACGAGCTGCCCAAGTTCCAGGACCTGATCGCCGACATGCGGCAGATCCTGGAGTGCTACTCGGTGACCGGCGACTTCGACTACGTGCTCAAGGTGGTCGCGCGCGACCTGGAGGCGTTGTCGCAGTTCTTGATGCACACGCTGATGCACATGCCGGGCGTGTCGGCTGTGCGCTCCAGCGTGTGCCTGAACGAGATCAAGTGCACGGGCGCGCTGCCGCTCGAATAA
- a CDS encoding ABC transporter substrate-binding protein translates to MALALGVLAAAPALAADKSVAVTAIVEHPALDAVRDGVKEELKAAGYEAGKNLKFSYQSAQGNVGTAAQIARKYVGDAPDVIVAIATPSAQATVAATKTIPVVYSAITDPVAAKLVKNWEPSGTNVTGVSDLSPLEKHIDLIKKVVPNAKRIGVIYSPGEANSVAIVTALKKAAADAGMTVVEAAAARTVDVPTAAQSLVGKADVIYTPTDNNVVSAFEGIVKVAQQAKLPVVAADTATVERGAVAALGLNYTDIGRQTGKIVVRILKGEKPGAIASQTSTNFELVVNPSAAKLQGVTLSDALLKSAKVVSTK, encoded by the coding sequence ATGGCCCTGGCCCTCGGCGTGCTCGCCGCCGCACCGGCGCTGGCCGCCGACAAGTCGGTCGCCGTGACCGCCATCGTCGAGCACCCGGCGCTGGACGCCGTGCGCGACGGCGTGAAGGAAGAGCTGAAGGCCGCCGGCTACGAAGCGGGCAAGAACCTGAAGTTCAGCTACCAGAGCGCGCAGGGCAACGTGGGCACCGCCGCCCAGATCGCCCGCAAGTACGTGGGCGATGCGCCCGACGTGATCGTCGCCATCGCCACGCCGTCGGCGCAGGCGACCGTGGCCGCCACCAAGACGATTCCCGTCGTGTACTCGGCCATCACCGACCCGGTGGCCGCCAAGCTGGTGAAGAACTGGGAGCCCTCGGGCACCAACGTGACGGGCGTGTCCGACCTGTCGCCGCTCGAGAAGCACATCGACCTGATCAAGAAGGTCGTGCCGAACGCCAAGCGCATCGGCGTGATCTACAGCCCCGGCGAAGCCAACTCGGTGGCCATCGTCACAGCGCTGAAGAAAGCCGCTGCCGACGCCGGCATGACCGTGGTCGAAGCCGCCGCCGCGCGCACCGTCGACGTGCCCACCGCCGCCCAGAGCCTGGTCGGCAAGGCCGACGTGATCTACACGCCCACCGACAACAACGTGGTCTCGGCCTTCGAGGGCATCGTGAAGGTGGCGCAGCAGGCCAAGCTGCCCGTGGTGGCCGCCGACACCGCCACCGTCGAGCGCGGCGCCGTGGCCGCACTGGGCCTGAACTACACCGACATCGGCCGCCAGACCGGCAAGATCGTGGTGCGCATCCTCAAGGGCGAGAAGCCCGGCGCCATCGCATCGCAGACCAGCACCAACTTCGAGCTGGTGGTGAACCCCAGCGCGGCCAAGCTGCAGGGCGTGACCCTGTCGGACGCGCTGCTGAAGTCGGCGAAGGTCGTCAGCACCAAGTAA
- a CDS encoding ABC transporter permease, which produces MSLIASLGAIEIGLIFGLVALGVFMSFRIINFPDLTVDGSFPLGAAVAATLIVAGWNPAAATAVACVAGAASGWLTAWLNVKLKIMQLLASILVMIALYSINLRVMGKPNVALITEPTVFSMVSFGGMPEQWAKPLLLLIIVIAAKILVDMFFASEAGLAMRATGGNARMARAQGISTDFHTMAGLALSNALVALAGALFAQSQGTADISMGVGTIVIGLAAVIIGETLLPARSMVITTLACVLGALLYRFFIAMALNTDFMGLQAQDLNLVTAVLVAFALLVPAYKRKLGGLFKGKN; this is translated from the coding sequence ATGTCCCTCATTGCTTCGCTGGGCGCCATCGAGATCGGTCTGATTTTCGGACTGGTCGCGCTGGGCGTCTTCATGTCGTTTCGCATCATCAACTTTCCCGACCTCACGGTGGACGGCAGCTTTCCGCTGGGCGCCGCCGTGGCCGCGACGCTCATCGTCGCGGGCTGGAACCCCGCCGCCGCCACGGCCGTCGCCTGCGTGGCCGGTGCCGCCTCGGGCTGGCTCACGGCCTGGCTCAACGTCAAGCTGAAGATCATGCAGCTGCTCGCGAGCATCCTGGTGATGATCGCGCTGTACTCCATCAACCTGCGCGTGATGGGCAAGCCCAACGTGGCGCTCATCACCGAACCCACGGTGTTCAGCATGGTCAGCTTCGGCGGCATGCCCGAGCAGTGGGCCAAGCCGCTGTTGCTGCTGATCATCGTGATCGCCGCGAAGATCCTGGTCGACATGTTCTTCGCCTCCGAAGCCGGCCTGGCGATGCGCGCCACCGGCGGCAACGCGCGCATGGCGCGTGCGCAGGGCATCTCGACCGACTTCCACACGATGGCAGGCCTGGCGCTTTCCAACGCGCTGGTGGCGCTGGCCGGTGCGCTGTTCGCGCAGAGCCAGGGCACGGCCGACATCTCGATGGGCGTGGGCACGATCGTGATCGGCCTGGCCGCCGTGATCATCGGCGAGACCCTGCTGCCCGCGCGCAGCATGGTCATCACCACGCTGGCCTGCGTGCTGGGTGCGCTGCTGTATCGCTTCTTCATCGCGATGGCGCTCAACACCGACTTCATGGGCCTGCAGGCGCAAGACCTGAACCTCGTCACCGCCGTTCTCGTGGCGTTCGCGCTGCTGGTGCCCGCCTACAAGCGCAAGCTGGGCGGACTCTTCAAGGGGAAGAACTGA
- a CDS encoding ABC transporter ATP-binding protein encodes MLRAQQLEITFNPGTPIENRVLRGLSLDIPTGQFVTVIGSNGAGKSTFLNAISGDLMVDKGRLEIDGKDVTRLNAWQRSGMVARVFQDPMAGTCEALTIEENMALAWKRGERRGFGFSLNRNLRELFREKLSILKLGLENRLADRIGLLSGGQRQAVSLLMASLRPSRILLLDEHTAALDPKTAAFVLELTAKIVEGSQLTAMMVTHSMRQALDYGSRTVMLHEGQVILDVAGDQRSGLDVPDLLRMFEQTRGEKLDDDKLLLA; translated from the coding sequence ATGCTGCGCGCGCAACAACTCGAAATCACCTTCAACCCCGGCACGCCGATCGAAAACCGCGTGCTGCGTGGCCTGAGCCTGGACATTCCCACCGGCCAGTTCGTCACCGTGATCGGCTCGAACGGCGCGGGCAAGTCGACCTTTCTGAACGCGATCAGCGGCGACCTGATGGTCGACAAGGGCCGCCTCGAAATCGACGGCAAGGACGTGACCCGCCTGAACGCCTGGCAGCGCTCGGGCATGGTGGCGCGCGTGTTCCAGGACCCGATGGCCGGCACCTGCGAGGCGCTGACCATCGAGGAAAACATGGCGCTGGCGTGGAAGCGCGGCGAGCGCAGGGGCTTCGGCTTCTCGCTCAATCGCAACCTGCGCGAACTGTTCCGCGAGAAGCTGTCGATCCTGAAGCTGGGCCTCGAAAACCGGCTGGCCGACCGCATCGGCCTGCTCTCGGGCGGCCAGCGCCAGGCCGTGAGCCTGCTGATGGCGTCGCTGCGGCCCTCGCGCATCCTGCTGCTCGACGAGCACACGGCCGCGCTCGACCCGAAGACCGCCGCCTTCGTGCTGGAGCTGACCGCCAAGATCGTCGAAGGCAGCCAGCTCACCGCGATGATGGTCACGCACAGCATGCGCCAGGCGCTGGACTACGGTTCGCGCACCGTGATGCTGCACGAAGGCCAGGTGATCCTCGACGTGGCCGGCGACCAGCGCTCGGGCCTGGACGTGCCCGACCTGCTGCGCATGTTCGAGCAGACGCGCGGCGAGAAGCTGGACGACGACAAGCTGCTGCTCGCCTGA
- a CDS encoding GNAT family N-acetyltransferase, whose protein sequence is MDAAPSLLVRDMRADDLEAVLAIQLACYGAGFVEDGVLIARRLATSPHTGWVAEHGGAVRAYLAAYPSQRGKLTPLHGDFEVAPAADALYLHDLAVHPEASGLGLGPRLVRHAWAHALRAGWRHSTLVSVQASVGFWERQGYAATAPAGDEQQARLATYPGHSVYMARRLD, encoded by the coding sequence ATGGACGCAGCGCCTTCTCTTCTCGTGCGCGACATGCGCGCGGACGATCTCGAGGCCGTGCTGGCGATCCAGCTCGCCTGCTACGGCGCGGGGTTCGTGGAGGACGGCGTGCTCATCGCGCGGCGGCTGGCCACCTCGCCGCACACCGGCTGGGTGGCCGAGCACGGCGGCGCCGTGCGGGCCTACCTGGCGGCCTACCCCTCGCAGCGCGGCAAGCTCACGCCGTTGCATGGCGACTTCGAGGTCGCGCCCGCCGCCGACGCGCTCTATCTGCACGACCTGGCGGTGCACCCCGAGGCCTCGGGGCTCGGCCTGGGGCCGCGCCTCGTGCGCCACGCCTGGGCCCACGCGCTGCGTGCGGGCTGGCGGCATTCGACGCTGGTGTCGGTGCAAGCATCGGTCGGGTTCTGGGAGCGCCAGGGGTATGCGGCCACGGCGCCGGCCGGCGACGAGCAGCAGGCCCGGCTGGCGACCTACCCCGGGCACTCGGTCTACATGGCCCGCCGGCTCGACTGA
- the hemA gene encoding glutamyl-tRNA reductase yields the protein MSVWALGLNHTTAPLDLRGRFAFALDQIAPTLHSLRSSFGSSSHPQVEAAIISTCNRTEIYCASEHIALDHTFGWLAQSGGVAPALLRSHAYTLHDDEAARHAFRVASGLDSMVLGEAQILGQMKDAVRAAETAGALGSTLNQLFQRSFAVAKEVRTATEIGAHSISMAAAAVRLAGQLFEDLRTTRVLFVGAGEMIDLAATHFAAKEPKAIAIANRTLERGEKLASRFGGEAMRLADLPARLAEFDIVISCTASTLPIIGLGAVERALKARKHRPMFMVDLAVPRDIEPEVKALEDIYLYTVDDLAQVVQQGQANRQAAVAQAEVIIDAGVQSFMHWLGQRGTVPLIQQLNAQADEWRAAEMARARKLLAKGESVEVVLEAMSRGLTQKMMHGAMAELHAGDAASREQTAQTLSRLFLRKER from the coding sequence ATGTCAGTCTGGGCTCTCGGCTTGAACCACACGACCGCGCCGCTCGATCTGCGCGGTCGTTTCGCGTTCGCGCTCGATCAGATCGCCCCGACGCTGCACAGTTTGCGCAGTTCTTTTGGCAGCAGCAGCCACCCGCAAGTCGAGGCCGCGATCATCTCGACCTGCAACCGCACCGAGATCTATTGCGCCTCCGAGCACATCGCGCTCGACCACACCTTCGGCTGGCTGGCCCAGAGCGGCGGCGTGGCCCCCGCCCTGCTGCGCTCGCACGCCTACACCCTGCACGACGACGAAGCCGCGCGCCATGCCTTCCGCGTGGCCAGCGGCCTCGACTCCATGGTCCTCGGCGAGGCCCAGATCCTCGGCCAGATGAAGGACGCCGTGCGCGCGGCCGAAACCGCCGGCGCGCTCGGCAGCACGCTCAACCAGCTGTTCCAGCGCTCGTTCGCGGTCGCCAAAGAAGTGCGCACCGCCACCGAAATCGGCGCCCACTCGATCAGCATGGCCGCCGCCGCCGTGCGCCTGGCCGGCCAGCTGTTCGAAGACCTGCGCACCACGCGCGTGCTGTTCGTCGGCGCGGGCGAAATGATCGACCTCGCGGCCACGCACTTCGCGGCCAAGGAACCCAAGGCCATCGCCATCGCCAACCGCACGCTGGAGCGCGGCGAAAAGCTGGCGTCGCGCTTCGGCGGCGAAGCCATGCGGCTGGCCGACCTGCCGGCGCGGCTGGCCGAGTTCGACATCGTCATCAGCTGCACCGCGAGCACGCTGCCGATCATTGGCCTGGGCGCCGTGGAGCGCGCGCTCAAGGCACGCAAGCACCGCCCGATGTTCATGGTCGACCTGGCCGTGCCGCGCGACATCGAACCCGAAGTGAAGGCCCTCGAAGACATCTACCTGTACACCGTGGACGACCTCGCCCAGGTGGTGCAGCAGGGCCAGGCCAACCGCCAGGCGGCCGTGGCGCAGGCCGAGGTCATCATCGACGCCGGCGTGCAGAGCTTCATGCACTGGCTGGGCCAGCGCGGCACCGTGCCGCTGATCCAGCAGCTCAACGCGCAGGCCGACGAATGGCGCGCCGCCGAAATGGCCCGCGCGCGCAAGCTGCTCGCCAAGGGCGAATCGGTCGAGGTCGTGCTCGAAGCCATGTCGCGCGGGCTCACGCAGAAGATGATGCACGGCGCCATGGCCGAACTGCACGCGGGCGATGCCGCCTCGCGCGAACAGACGGCGCAGACGCTCTCGCGCCTGTTCCTGCGCAAAGAGCGTTAG